From a region of the Corallococcus coralloides DSM 2259 genome:
- a CDS encoding glycosyltransferase: MRILHLFASPFWSGPAENIALLAQAQRALGHEVTVAVDRKRRDIAAEEPAVPRFQQLGLLDDGGLTLSVKSPPWEIWSDLRALRRRTVDVVHAHFTHDHLVARWGTPKGAVRIRSIHAPRSLRSSLPEAAAYTVPASHLMQQLEGRHRPVQVLPALVDPMFEPSQDRKALRRTLGLEDTHLVGMISTFQQSRRHSLGVEAFAAFRQQRPESRLVLVGDGALLGATRTQVSERGLTEQVTFAGYQQGADFAKWLQALDEVWILGLGNDWSARAAAQARACGVRVVAVNEGALPELADAKVEAPTVEAVVTAALSGAKAGTRHPTNEHIARDILALYQKAAEPRR, encoded by the coding sequence ATGCGCATCCTGCACCTGTTCGCGAGCCCCTTCTGGAGCGGCCCGGCGGAGAACATCGCGCTGCTGGCCCAGGCGCAGCGGGCGCTGGGCCACGAGGTCACGGTGGCGGTGGACCGCAAGCGCCGGGACATCGCCGCCGAGGAGCCCGCCGTTCCCCGCTTCCAGCAACTGGGCCTCCTGGACGACGGGGGCCTGACGTTGTCCGTGAAGTCCCCACCCTGGGAGATCTGGAGCGACCTGCGAGCCCTCCGGCGCAGGACGGTGGACGTGGTCCACGCCCACTTCACCCATGATCATCTCGTGGCGCGTTGGGGAACGCCGAAGGGCGCGGTGAGGATCCGCTCCATCCACGCGCCCCGTTCGCTGCGCTCCTCGCTGCCCGAAGCCGCCGCGTACACGGTGCCCGCGAGCCACCTGATGCAGCAGCTCGAAGGCCGGCATCGCCCCGTCCAGGTCCTGCCCGCGTTGGTGGACCCGATGTTCGAGCCCTCCCAGGACCGCAAGGCCCTCCGCCGGACCCTGGGTCTCGAGGACACGCACCTGGTGGGGATGATCTCCACGTTCCAGCAGAGCCGCCGGCACTCGCTGGGAGTCGAAGCCTTCGCCGCGTTCCGACAGCAACGTCCCGAATCCCGCCTCGTCCTGGTGGGGGATGGGGCGCTGCTCGGAGCGACCCGGACGCAGGTGTCGGAGCGGGGCCTCACCGAACAGGTGACGTTCGCGGGCTACCAGCAGGGCGCGGACTTCGCGAAGTGGCTGCAGGCCCTGGATGAAGTCTGGATCCTCGGCCTGGGAAACGACTGGAGCGCGAGGGCCGCGGCCCAGGCCAGGGCCTGCGGAGTCCGAGTGGTCGCGGTGAATGAGGGAGCGCTCCCCGAACTGGCGGACGCGAAGGTGGAAGCGCCCACGGTAGAGGCCGTCGTCACCGCCGCGCTGTCCGGAGCAAAAGCAGGGACCCGTCACCCGACGAACGAGCACATCGCCCGGGACATCCTGGCCCTCTATCAGAAGGCAGCGGAGCCACGGCGATGA
- the lpxK gene encoding tetraacyldisaccharide 4'-kinase, with translation MTGGPTALERIFYPPAPEPWTRRALLSPLTLLSWTYSGAVRLRGALYDSGLKRAEQVEGLRVISIGNLNVGGTGKTPAVLHLAELLVREGRKVGILTRGYGRESQEPLTFTGAEPLPEVTQAGDEPLLLARRCPGARLFVGADRVAAAFRARDDFGLDTVLLDDGFQHRRLHRDEDLVVVDEAVGLGNGQLLPRGPLREPPSALRRATLLWLRAASGDAAPNPWLDTVTAPRVRTRYGPTGWWDPSGTEHATKALEGKPVLALAGLARPGGFLKTVTSLGAEVRDAALFPDHHRFTADELRQVEVRARQQGALVVTTEKDAVRLPAGFEAWVVRLGVEVLEGEAHLKRALGLAGETRDL, from the coding sequence ATGACGGGCGGACCCACGGCCCTGGAGCGGATCTTCTATCCGCCGGCACCGGAGCCCTGGACCCGTCGTGCCCTCCTGTCACCGCTCACGCTGTTGTCCTGGACCTACAGCGGAGCGGTCCGTCTCCGCGGTGCGCTCTACGACTCGGGACTGAAGCGAGCTGAACAAGTCGAAGGCCTGCGGGTCATCTCCATCGGCAACCTCAACGTCGGAGGCACGGGCAAGACACCGGCGGTCCTCCATCTCGCGGAGCTGCTGGTTCGCGAAGGGCGCAAGGTCGGCATCCTGACCCGAGGCTACGGACGCGAGTCCCAAGAGCCACTCACCTTCACGGGAGCGGAGCCCCTGCCCGAGGTGACACAAGCCGGAGACGAACCCCTGCTGCTCGCACGCCGGTGTCCAGGGGCCCGGCTCTTCGTGGGAGCGGACCGCGTCGCGGCTGCATTCCGGGCCAGGGACGACTTCGGCCTGGACACGGTCCTCTTGGACGACGGCTTCCAGCACCGCCGCCTGCACCGTGACGAAGACCTGGTGGTCGTGGACGAAGCCGTGGGGCTGGGCAACGGCCAGCTGCTCCCAAGAGGCCCGCTGCGAGAGCCCCCATCGGCCCTGCGCCGCGCCACGCTCCTCTGGCTGAGAGCCGCCTCGGGAGACGCCGCCCCCAACCCATGGCTCGACACAGTGACCGCCCCCAGGGTCCGGACGCGCTACGGGCCCACGGGATGGTGGGACCCTTCAGGCACCGAGCACGCGACGAAAGCGCTCGAAGGAAAGCCGGTCCTCGCCCTGGCGGGGCTGGCCCGGCCCGGAGGCTTCCTGAAGACCGTGACCTCACTCGGAGCGGAGGTCCGGGACGCGGCCCTCTTCCCGGATCACCATCGCTTCACGGCGGACGAGCTGCGACAGGTCGAAGTCCGGGCCCGCCAGCAGGGAGCGCTCGTGGTGACGACGGAGAAGGACGCGGTGCGCCTGCCCGCCGGCTTCGAGGCCTGGGTGGTGCGCCTGGGAGTGGAGGTCCTGGAGGGCGAAGCGCATCTGAAGCGGGCGCTCGGGCTGGCAGGAGAGACGCGCGACTTGTGA
- a CDS encoding bifunctional heptose 7-phosphate kinase/heptose 1-phosphate adenyltransferase — translation MPAAPSSRPAASSSRLPLAFARRRVLLVGDLVADHYLYGQTDRVSREAPVLIVRYESSEVKLGGGANVAANIRALSGQVTAVGALGVDSMGSELRKLFEAADIRLDAVSSRSIQTETKTRILAGGISTTRQQMLRVDRGQRGPLPPRMRKAIARQVEAAAKEADAVVVSDYGAGVVSDEVRTVLRKLAADGLPVCVDSRYALAAFAGLTVCKPNEPELEALTGRPVRTKEDLLEAGHEAVRKLGCQALLVTRGRHGMAVFDAKGGVDLIPVHGAKSAVDVTGAGDTVIASFALSLAAGASFGEAARLANVAGSLVVQKPGTATVSREELLEALRSSR, via the coding sequence ATGCCAGCGGCCCCGTCTTCACGTCCGGCAGCTTCGTCCTCGCGCCTGCCACTCGCCTTCGCGCGCCGTCGGGTGTTGCTGGTGGGAGACCTGGTCGCCGACCACTACCTCTACGGACAGACGGACCGGGTGAGCCGCGAGGCCCCGGTGCTCATCGTCCGGTACGAGTCCTCGGAGGTGAAGCTCGGAGGCGGGGCCAACGTGGCGGCCAACATCCGCGCGCTGTCGGGGCAGGTGACGGCGGTGGGCGCCCTGGGCGTGGACTCGATGGGCAGCGAGCTGCGCAAGCTCTTCGAAGCCGCGGACATCCGGCTGGACGCGGTCAGCAGCCGGAGCATCCAGACGGAGACGAAGACGCGCATCCTCGCGGGAGGCATCAGCACGACGAGGCAGCAGATGCTCCGAGTCGACCGGGGCCAGCGTGGTCCCCTCCCGCCCCGGATGCGCAAGGCCATCGCCAGGCAGGTGGAGGCCGCGGCGAAGGAAGCGGACGCGGTGGTGGTCTCGGACTACGGCGCGGGCGTCGTCAGCGATGAAGTCCGGACCGTGTTGCGAAAGCTCGCCGCGGACGGCCTCCCGGTCTGCGTGGACAGCCGCTACGCGCTCGCGGCCTTCGCGGGCCTCACGGTGTGCAAGCCCAACGAGCCGGAGCTGGAAGCGCTCACGGGCCGTCCGGTGCGCACGAAGGAGGACCTCCTGGAGGCAGGCCACGAAGCGGTCCGCAAGCTGGGCTGTCAGGCACTGCTGGTGACGCGAGGCCGGCATGGCATGGCCGTCTTCGACGCGAAGGGCGGCGTGGACCTCATCCCCGTGCACGGAGCGAAGTCGGCGGTGGACGTGACGGGAGCAGGCGACACGGTCATCGCGAGCTTCGCGTTGTCACTCGCGGCCGGAGCCTCGTTCGGTGAAGCCGCGAGGCTCGCGAACGTCGCGGGCTCGCTGGTGGTGCAGAAGCCCGGCACGGCGACGGTCTCCCGCGAAGAACTCCTCGAAGCGCTGCGGAGCTCAAGATGA